GCCGACTACTTCGCGCCTGGCATCACCGTGCTCGACATCACAGACAAGAAAAATTTCGTGCGCAAAGGCGTGATCAACAATGGATTCGGCCGCTCACACGACAATACTGTCATTCGCGGCAAGCTCTATGCAGCCTTTATCTTCACGCCCGCCGGGCTATGGCTTGCCGATGTTAAGAATCCAACTTCACCGCGCAATATCGCCACGGTTTTTTATCCGGGCGCCGGCACGCACAACTCCTGGCCCACGGAAGACGAACGCTATGTCCTCACGACAGATGAAGTCGGGCAAACGGCGCACAATATCAAAATTTGGGACGCTCAGCCGGCAGGCGGACTCAATCTTGTGGCAACCTATGAAACCCGGCCGGGCGCCACGGTGCACAATGTTTATGTGCGCGGCCGCTATGCTTATATGAGTTATTATTGCGACGGCATTCGCATTATCGATATCAACGACCCCACCAAACCGGTCGAAGTCGCTGCGTATGATCTCGACGGTGCTACGCCGTGCGGCGGTTTTGCCTCGACGTGGGGCATGTATCCCTACTCGAAATACATTTATGCGAGCGACATGAGCCTGGGTTTGCATATTTTCGAATTCGACCAACATCCGCCGGCCAATCTTACCGGCAACGTGAGAGATGCGGTTACCGGCGCTGCGATTGCCGGCGCATACGTTTATTTTCCCGAGGAATATGCCACGACCCGCAGCGAAGCTTCCGGCGGCTATGAAATTCCGTGGTTCAAGAATGGTGAGGTGCTCGTGGCTGCTGATGCGTTAGGCTATCTTGCGGATACGTTAGTGACCACTCTCTCTGCTAACGCGGCAACGCAATTGGACTTTTTTTTGCAGAAAGCCAGCACCAGCGCTGAGGAGAACGAGCAACCGGCAAGTCAGCCGCCACAGGACTTATATTTGTTGCCAAGCTATCCTAATCCATACCCCGCGGCGTTGTTGTCCGGAACAAACGGCGCCCTCCAGATTGCCTAGCGTTTGCCGGCGCAAGCAGCCGTGCGTGTTGACCTCACGAATATGCTGGGACAACGTGTGATGAGGCTAGTGGATCGTGTTGCAAACGCAGGGGAACATACCGTCGCGTGGAACGGCAAGGATGAACGCGGCAGAACGGTGAGCGCGGGGGTTTATTTTATAAATTTGTACAGCGGCGGGCGCGTGTTACAACAAAAACTGACGCTGGTGAAATAGGATGAAGAGTAAATGCAGATAAATTTGTGGAAAACCAGGCACGTGCATAACAAGACGAGTTAATCTCTCGCAGCTTCACAGGCACACGCCCGGCTTTTTATAAATCATTCCTTCAACGCCCTCACTAAATCCGTTACCATCTGCTTGGCGTCGCCGAACAGCATCATGGTTTTTTGATCGTAGAACAATTCATTGTCTTCGCCGGCAAAACCGGAGCCCAGGCTGCGCTTGACGATCATGACGGTACGCGCATAATCGACGTTGAGAATCGGCATGCCGTAGAGCGGGCTGTCTTTTTTCGTGCGCGCCGCCGGATTGATGACATCGTTCGCGCCGATCACCAACGCGACATCCGTGTTCTGAAAATCATCGTTGATTTGATCCATTTCCACCAGCAGATCATACGGCACATTCGCTTCCGCGAGCAAAACGTTCATGTGGCCGGGCATGCGGCCCGCCACGGGATGAATGGCATAACGCACGGTCACGCCGCGTTCCATCAGCATTTTTGCGAGTTCCTGCAAAACATGCTGGGCTTGCGCCACCGCCAAACCGTAGCCCGGCACGATAATCACCGATTGCGCGCTGTCAAAAATCATGGCGGCATCGGCGGCGGTATAGCGCACCACGGTGCGCTTTTCCGTTTGCGTTGTCGCGGCTTGATAATCTGCGCCCACGCCCGCAAACAAAACGTTACCGAGCGAGCGGTTCATCGCTTTGCACATGATGTCGGTGAGAATCAAGCCGGAGGTGCCCACGAGCGTGCCGCTGATGATCAACACATCGTTCGAAATGATAAAGCCCGTCATCGCGCCGGCGAGGCCGGAATACGAGTTCATCAGCGAAATGACCACCGGCATGTCTGCGCCGCCGATGGGAATGACGCTGGTGACGCCGAGCACGGCAGCGAGGGCGATGATAATGACGAGAGCAAAATTGCGCGAGGGATCGAGCACGAAAAGCGCGCCCAACACGATGATGATCAGCAGCAGCGCCGCGTTAATTTGCTTTTGCATGGGATAAAGAATCGGCGCGCTGCGCATCGTGCCTTGCAGTTTGGCCGCCGCCACCATGCTACCCACGAACGTCACCGAGCCGATCAGCAAACCAAGCACGATCGTAATGTAAACATCCAGGCTGACCGCGCCGGCTGTTTCTCCCATGCGCAGATACTCGGCATAGGCGACAAGCGCCGAAGCGCCGCCGCCAAAACCATTCAGCACGCCCACCATCTGCGGCATTGCCGTCATTTCGATTTTCTTTGCCAGCCAAACACCCACGGCTGATCCGAGCAGCAGCCCGGCGAAAATATAGGTAAAGTCGATGATCTTTTGATCGGTGAGCGTAACCACTACCGCGAGCAGCATGCCGAGCGCGCCATAAAGATTGCCGCGGCGCGCGGTTTTGGGCGAACTGAGCAGCTTCAACCCTAGAATGAACAACACGGATGCCAACAAATAACTCAACTTGACGATCACATGCATAATCTTCCCTTCCTCACAATAATGCCGATCCTAAAACCTCCCGTGCAGTCATGCCCGCGTGCCATGCCCGGGCATTCATTCCAATTCAAAGAAAGGTATTGGGACAGGGCGCTTAATTTCTCCAACTTCAAATAAAATTCTAAAACCTTTTGCCCCGGGATTCGCCCAACCTTCGACGAATTCCATTCCGGCAGGGCGAAACCGGATCAAGCGAAATGACTGTTATACAAAAAGCCCTTGTCAACGTGGCAATACTTTACAAAACCGTCTCATGCCAGGTTTCGGATTTTGGTAATCTGAAATCTGATGCCGGCATCTAATCCGCACGCTTGATCTGATCTTTTTTGAACATTTTAAGCATGCGGTCGGTGACGAGAAATCCGCCAACCACATTAATCGTTGCCATGATGACGGCAAACATGCCGAGATAAACGCTCAACCCGGCGTGGCCTTCTCCGGCAGCGATTAACGACCCGACCAGTGTAATGCCTGAAATCGCGTTCGAGCCGGACATCAACGGCGTGTGCAGCAGTGGCGGCACCTTACTGATGATCTCGACGCCAATGAACGTGGCAAGCACGAAAACATAAATTGAAACGATCAGAGTCTCAGTCATGGTTTGCTTCCTTCGGTTTGCATGGCTTGCTTCACCATGCTGTTGACGATCTCACCGTCATGCGTGAGGCAGGCGCCTTTGGTAATCTCGTCTTGAAAATTGAGTTTGCTGTCAGCGGCTTGATAAAGATGTAAAAACAAATTCGTGACATTCTTTGCGTACATTTGACTGGCGTGCACGGGCACAGTGGCGACGAGATTGACCGCGCCGTAAATCGTGACGCCGTGCTTCTCGATCATCTTGTTCGGTTGCGTCAACTCGCAATTGCCGCCTTGTGCCGCAGCCAAATCGACAATCACGCTGCCGGCGCGCATCATCTGCACCATTTCCGTGGTAATCAGCAGCGGCGAGCGTTTGCCGAATACTTGCGCGGTGGTGATCACAACATCGACCTTCGGCAGGCGCGCGGCAATGGCCTCGCGTTCTTTGCGCAGAAATTCTTCCGATTGTTCCTTGGCATAACCGCCGGCCGTTTCCGCATCTTTGGGCATTTCCATTTCAACGAATTGCGCGCCGAGGCTCATGACTTGTTCTTTCACAGCCAGGCGCGGATCGAAGGCCTCGACTTTCGCGCCCAGACGTTTGGCGGTGGCAATCGCCTGCAACCCCGCGACTCCCGCGCCGAGAATCAACACCGTCGCCGGCGGAATGGTGCCTGCGGCTGTCATTAAGAGCGGGAAGAATTTGCCGAGTTGCTGCGCCGCGATGAGCACGGCTTTGTAACCCGCGACGGTGGCCATCGAGCTGAGCGCATCCATGCTCTGCGCGCGCGTGATGCGCGGAATATACTCCATCGCGAAACTGGTAATGCCTTGCTTCGCGAGCAACGAAATGGTTTCGCGTTGATTTGACGGATCCAGGAAGCCGATAAATGCCGCGCCGCTGCGCATCAACTCCACTTCGTGTTTGCCGCTGGCAGCATGCTTTTGCGGCGGTTGAACTTTGAAAATGATGTCGCTCGCACGATACAACTCTGCCGCGTCACGCACGATCGTCGCGCCGGCAGATTGATACTGTTCATCTGAAAAAGAGGCGGCAACGCCCGCGCCGGTTTCGACCAGAATCTCGTGCTGCTTTTTTTTGAGCATACCGACCAAAGCTGGAATCAACGCCACGCGTGTTTCGCCTTCCCAGGTTTCTTTGGGAATTCCGATTTTCAAGTTTTCCTCCTTGTGCTAATCGCCGGTAACAACAAAAAACCGCCTACCCTCAAAGCCCTGATTCCGGCCTTGAAATACCTCTCCTGCAGCCCTGCTAAACTGTCGAGTTTTAGAATTGTGAGATGAACGCGTCTGAGCCTAGCTCGGGTATGATCTCATTTCGGGTGGGGCAATTTATGTTGCACAGGTGTTGGTATCATAATGTTCAACTTTTTTCGGATTCTGGCTGCGTCACTGGAAATTTCATCCGGCAAAATCACAACCCACAATATATGCGTTTATAAAGTAATGGCATTGTACGCGGGTGGATCAGCCGCTTCTCCAGTCTGTCACATCGTATCAAGATTGTTTGCTGCTATTTCATGCCTTACTTTTTCAAATGTTCCGCCAAAAAAGCCGTGGTTTTATCCCAAGCATCGGCGGCATCATCGGGATTGTAGCCGTCTTTGTTGTTTTCGTTCATAAAGGCATGGCCGGATTTGGCGTAAACATGAATGGTGACCTCCTTTTCGAGCTGTTTGCATTGCTTCTCAAACGCGCGCACGGTTTTCACGGGAATGCCTTTATCCTTGCCCCCGAAAATGCCGAGAACCGGAGCATTAATTTGACCAAGAAGTTGTTCGTCGGTGATCAATCGCCCGTAGTTGACCACGCACGCAGCGAGGTCGGGAATATGCGCCGCTGCCTGGAGGGAGTAACTGCCGCCCATACACCAGCCCAGGCTGGCAATGCGAGTCCGTTCGACGTCCGGCCGGGTGCGGAGATAGGCAAATGCTGCCTTGAGATCGCGAACGGCGCGATCGTCAGGCAAGCCTCGACTTAGCTCGTGCGCCGTGGCCTGATTGTCGGCAACGGCGCCGCGATAAAGATCGATGGAAAGCGTCAAATAGCCTTGCTGTGCCAGTTTCTTGGCATTGGCCTGCACCCAATCATTCAAACCCCACCATTCATGAACCAAAATGATTGCTGGAAACGGGCCTTTGCCTTCCGGCAAAGCGACCACGGCATGCACCGTATCAGCGCCGCTTTCATAACTTACCCACTGCGTTGCCACCGCGGTGTTGGCGCGATGGTAAACCAGCGCCGCCGAAGTCAATGTCACCAGCGTCGCCAAGGCAACACCGGAAGCTCTCATCTTTCCCTCCTCGACCGTAAGGAATTCATGATCAATTCCCTGATGCTACAACAACGGAGCTACTCGACAACTTTTTTGAATGCCAGAATGCGCGCCTGTTTCTGCTCGATCGGATGAACGCTCGCTGTTGAGGTTTCAGTTGCAACCGGCTCCATTTCCTCGGAGGCCCGGCTTGGCGGCGTCACTTTTTCGATACGCACAGGCGTTCCACCCATGGTAAACTCCGCCCCCCGTATCTGGTCATCGTCGATCGTCCATGTAACAATCTTCATGGGCAATGCCAGAACAAACAACGTCACCTGCCACCAGTTGCGCTTGAGGTCTGGGTTAATGTCTTCCACGCGCGCAAAAAATGCGGGCTTATGTTCGATGTGAACCAACACTAAATCTTGCGGAACGATAGCAACAGGCTTTAGCGGCATCATTTCTCCATAAATTCCTGTAAATCGGTTCAAAAGATAACCAGAACGAAAGCGAATGTCAAAGAAAATTTATATGCGCATGACGCGGCGAAAAACGAGGCAAACAAACGTTCCCCTAGCTTATAGCCCCATAAACACGCTCTGTTGCGTCACACCAACCTGAGACAGCGCTGCCAACTCTCCACGACAATGTTTTGCTTTACAACCAACTCCTTTTTTGCTATTTTGCCCGAGTTGTAAAATTGCTCGCCGCAAACAAAACCTTTTCAACGATCACGAGGCCTTCATGATTACACGGGAGATTGTTTTTCTCAGCGGCGTACGCACGCCGTTCGGCGCATTCGGCGGAATGCTTAAAGACTTAACCGCCACTCAACTCGGTGTTATCGCCGCGAAAGCGGCGCTGGCCCGGGCGGGCGTTGCTGCTGCAGAGGTCGAGCATGTGATTTTTGGGAATGTCATGCAAACATCCCAGGACGCGATCTATATTGCGCGGCACATTGGTTTGCAATCCGGCTGCCGCATAGAAACGCCGGCGCTCACCGTCAACCGCTTGTGCGGCTCAGGCTTTGAAGCAATTGTGCAGGGCGCGCGCATGTTGATGCTCGGCGAGGCTGAAGTGGTTTTAGTGGGAGGCGCGGAGAGCATGAGCCAGGCGCCGCACGTCATTCGCGGGGCGCGCTGGGGATTGCGCTTGAATGCCGGCAAGTTGGAAGATTATCTATGGGAATCGCTGCTCGACGCCCAGTGTGGCTTCACCATGGCGCAGACCGGTGAGAATCTTGCAGATCAATATGGCATTACGCGACGCGCTTGCGACGAGTTTGCTTTGCGCAGCCAGCAACTTACAGCAGCGGCATGGGAAAGCGGAAAATTTGCGGACGAAGTTGTGCCGGTGGAGTTGCCGGGCAAGAAAGGCAGCATCACAATATTCAGCCGCGACGAACACCCGCGCCCGGAGACAACGCTGGAAACGCTGGCGAAGCTTGCGCCTTATTTCAAGAAGGACGGCACGATTACCGCCGGCAACGCCAGCGGCATTGTTGATGGCGCTGCCGCGATGGTCATGATGACTGCCGCAGCCGCAGAAAAACGCGGCTTACAAGCGATCGGGCGTTTGGTGAATTGGGGCTTTGCCGGCGTGGAGCCGAGCATCATGGGCATCGGCCCGGCGCCGGCGAGCCGCAATGCCTTGCATCGTGCCGGCATGAAACTCGAGCAGATGAATTTAGTGGAAGTGAATGAAGCCTTTGCTCCGCAATATTTGGCAGTGGAAAAAGAGTTGGGCTTGCCGCGCGACATCACGAATGTCAACGGCGGCGCGATTGCAATCGGGCATCCGCTGGCGGCCAGCGGCACGCGCTTAACGTTGACGTTACTGCACGAGTTGCGCCGGCGCAAGCAGAAATATGGTTTGGCAACGGCCTGCATCGGCGGCGGGCAAGGCGCTGCGGTAATCGTCGAGGCGAGTTAATTAATTCGCTTGCGGCCATCGCCGTTAACTCAAAAAACACGAATCTAAACAAAAACGCCTGACGAATATTGTCAGGCGTTTTTTTGTTTATTGACGGATTATTGCGCCAGCCCTTATGCCTCATATGTTTCCGCCAGCGTCGCAGTGAACGGCAAGAAATTCGGCTCGGCTATATTCGGCTGGGAATTCACGCGGCTCATGGGCAGCAACACCTGAAACGTGGAGCCTTGTTGCGGCGCACTGGCAACCTTGATGCCGCCGCCGTGTGCTTCGGCAATGGCGCGCGCCAGCGACAGCCCGATGCCTAAACCCCCGCCTAAAAAACCCGTTGCGCTCGAGCTGTGTAAATCCGAGTTCTGCACTTCATAAAATTTTTCGAAAATCTTTCCCAATTCTTCGGTTTCAATGCCGACCCCGCTGTCTTTCACCGCAATGACCCAATACTCGTGATCGTGCGTCAAGGTGATTTCAATCGCGCCGCCGTCGGGCGTGAATTTTATCGCATTTTGCAGCAGTTCAGCGATCATCAATTTGACTTTCAGGCGGTCGGCGTAGACATTGCAATTTCTGAAAACGGCTTCCCACGTCACTTGCTGGCGCCGCGCATTTGCTGCCAGCTTGAATTCCTGCACCACTTGCCGGATAATCGCGTTGAGATCGATCAACTCACGCCGCAGGTGCCAGACTTTTTGCTCGAGATAAAGGAGATTCGTCATGTCCGTCACGATTTGCTCCAAATCAGCAACCGCGGTTTGCATCACGCGCATGCAATCTTCCTTTTCCTCGTCGCTCAAATCGTTGGCGCGCGCATCGGTGAGAATGGCGAAATAACCCTTGAGATGGCTGACCGGCGTGCGCAACTCGTGCGAGGTGATCGCAATAAACTTGTCCTTCAACACCTGCAATTCCCGCAGTTTCTCGTTGGCGCGCTTGAGCAGAAAATTCTCCTGACTGAGTTGAATTTTATCTCGGCACTTGCCCACCGCCAGGCGAATTTGATCAGCTTTGAGCGGTTTGAGTAAAAAATCGAATGCGCCGAGTTTGAGCGCTTCGATTGCCACTTCGATGGTGGCGTATCCGGTCATGATGATGACTTCCACATGCGGATAATCCCGCTTGATCGACTTCAACAATTCCATGCCGTCCATCGCCGGCATCTTCAAGTCCGTCAACACGATTTCAATGCCGGGAAAATCGCGCAGCGTTTCCAGGGCAAGCAAGCCGTTTTCTGCGGTGTACACCTCGAAGTCGTTGCGTTCCAGGCTCAACTGGCAGACATGCCGGACGACTTTCTCGTCATCAGCCACTAACAGCTTTGTCCTTTTGACCATAATCCTTGCACCGTTTGGTTGAGGCAAAAAACGAGTTTGGGACAACAAAATCAGGGATTCGAGGCGGCGGGAAGCGAGCCGTATTTTAGTGAATTCGCAATGAAATGCAAGCTGGAATTGACATATTGCAGAGTTTTAATTTTAGGGGAAGCTGAGGTTCAGATGCCAACCCGGCATCGAAGCACATCTGTAACAAAAAACCCCAATCAACATCCTCGTTAATTGGGGTTTTTGTAATATCGTATCAATTACATGGTCATCAGGCGATATTCCGAATAAAGTTTTTTGACGGAGGGAATATATTTTTGGGTTTCATCCCACAAAATACCGTCTTCACGATTGGCCTTGATCCACATCGCTGCGCGTTTCGCGCCGCCGTTGTAGGCAGCCAGGCCGCCATCGAGATCGTACTCCGTGATCAGCGCCGACAAGTAGCGGCAGCCGAGGCGGATGTTCAATATCGGGTTGAACAGCACGTCTTCCGGCTTGGTCCAGTTGAGGCCTTCGTAAGAGGCGACGTACATGCCGGTGGTCGGCATGACCTGCATCAAGCCCATGGCGCCGGCATGCGAAACCACTTCCGGATTCCAGGTGCGGCCGCTTTCGTGCGTGATCGTGGCGCAAATGAGATCGATGTCGAGATTGGGATATTTCACACTCATCTCGTAAACGGTGTTGGCG
This genomic interval from Cytophagia bacterium CHB2 contains the following:
- a CDS encoding T9SS type A sorting domain-containing protein encodes the protein MRVDLTNMLGQRVMRLVDRVANAGEHTVAWNGKDERGRTVSAGVYFINLYSGGRVLQQKLTLVK
- a CDS encoding NAD(P)(+) transhydrogenase (Re/Si-specific) subunit beta; the protein is MHVIVKLSYLLASVLFILGLKLLSSPKTARRGNLYGALGMLLAVVVTLTDQKIIDFTYIFAGLLLGSAVGVWLAKKIEMTAMPQMVGVLNGFGGGASALVAYAEYLRMGETAGAVSLDVYITIVLGLLIGSVTFVGSMVAAAKLQGTMRSAPILYPMQKQINAALLLIIIVLGALFVLDPSRNFALVIIIALAAVLGVTSVIPIGGADMPVVISLMNSYSGLAGAMTGFIISNDVLIISGTLVGTSGLILTDIMCKAMNRSLGNVLFAGVGADYQAATTQTEKRTVVRYTAADAAMIFDSAQSVIIVPGYGLAVAQAQHVLQELAKMLMERGVTVRYAIHPVAGRMPGHMNVLLAEANVPYDLLVEMDQINDDFQNTDVALVIGANDVINPAARTKKDSPLYGMPILNVDYARTVMIVKRSLGSGFAGEDNELFYDQKTMMLFGDAKQMVTDLVRALKE
- a CDS encoding NAD(P) transhydrogenase subunit alpha; protein product: MTETLIVSIYVFVLATFIGVEIISKVPPLLHTPLMSGSNAISGITLVGSLIAAGEGHAGLSVYLGMFAVIMATINVVGGFLVTDRMLKMFKKDQIKRAD
- a CDS encoding Re/Si-specific NAD(P)(+) transhydrogenase subunit alpha, with product MKIGIPKETWEGETRVALIPALVGMLKKKQHEILVETGAGVAASFSDEQYQSAGATIVRDAAELYRASDIIFKVQPPQKHAASGKHEVELMRSGAAFIGFLDPSNQRETISLLAKQGITSFAMEYIPRITRAQSMDALSSMATVAGYKAVLIAAQQLGKFFPLLMTAAGTIPPATVLILGAGVAGLQAIATAKRLGAKVEAFDPRLAVKEQVMSLGAQFVEMEMPKDAETAGGYAKEQSEEFLRKEREAIAARLPKVDVVITTAQVFGKRSPLLITTEMVQMMRAGSVIVDLAAAQGGNCELTQPNKMIEKHGVTIYGAVNLVATVPVHASQMYAKNVTNLFLHLYQAADSKLNFQDEITKGACLTHDGEIVNSMVKQAMQTEGSKP
- a CDS encoding dienelactone hydrolase family protein translates to MRASGVALATLVTLTSAALVYHRANTAVATQWVSYESGADTVHAVVALPEGKGPFPAIILVHEWWGLNDWVQANAKKLAQQGYLTLSIDLYRGAVADNQATAHELSRGLPDDRAVRDLKAAFAYLRTRPDVERTRIASLGWCMGGSYSLQAAAHIPDLAACVVNYGRLITDEQLLGQINAPVLGIFGGKDKGIPVKTVRAFEKQCKQLEKEVTIHVYAKSGHAFMNENNKDGYNPDDAADAWDKTTAFLAEHLKK
- a CDS encoding acetyl-CoA C-acetyltransferase, whose protein sequence is MITREIVFLSGVRTPFGAFGGMLKDLTATQLGVIAAKAALARAGVAAAEVEHVIFGNVMQTSQDAIYIARHIGLQSGCRIETPALTVNRLCGSGFEAIVQGARMLMLGEAEVVLVGGAESMSQAPHVIRGARWGLRLNAGKLEDYLWESLLDAQCGFTMAQTGENLADQYGITRRACDEFALRSQQLTAAAWESGKFADEVVPVELPGKKGSITIFSRDEHPRPETTLETLAKLAPYFKKDGTITAGNASGIVDGAAAMVMMTAAAAEKRGLQAIGRLVNWGFAGVEPSIMGIGPAPASRNALHRAGMKLEQMNLVEVNEAFAPQYLAVEKELGLPRDITNVNGGAIAIGHPLAASGTRLTLTLLHELRRRKQKYGLATACIGGGQGAAVIVEAS
- a CDS encoding response regulator, coding for MVKRTKLLVADDEKVVRHVCQLSLERNDFEVYTAENGLLALETLRDFPGIEIVLTDLKMPAMDGMELLKSIKRDYPHVEVIIMTGYATIEVAIEALKLGAFDFLLKPLKADQIRLAVGKCRDKIQLSQENFLLKRANEKLRELQVLKDKFIAITSHELRTPVSHLKGYFAILTDARANDLSDEEKEDCMRVMQTAVADLEQIVTDMTNLLYLEQKVWHLRRELIDLNAIIRQVVQEFKLAANARRQQVTWEAVFRNCNVYADRLKVKLMIAELLQNAIKFTPDGGAIEITLTHDHEYWVIAVKDSGVGIETEELGKIFEKFYEVQNSDLHSSSATGFLGGGLGIGLSLARAIAEAHGGGIKVASAPQQGSTFQVLLPMSRVNSQPNIAEPNFLPFTATLAETYEA
- a CDS encoding lytic transglycosylase domain-containing protein, which gives rise to MSTGENQGGKYGKRRISSRIFLYGILVSICLVAAGVSFKYYTLSQMQTSKIGELERVLHELRGSMNVDTVRQYSIQKVIAIIDRFNPRMESSLKYEIANTVYEMSVKYPNLDIDLICATITHESGRTWNPEVVSHAGAMGLMQVMPTTGMYVASYEGLNWTKPEDVLFNPILNIRLGCRYLSALITEYDLDGGLAAYNGGAKRAAMWIKANREDGILWDETQKYIPSVKKLYSEYRLMTM